From one Streptomyces chromofuscus genomic stretch:
- a CDS encoding DUF4429 domain-containing protein has product MAEIIQKDGTWVFDGDALRLTPGRDKSVGLLRKALGELVVPLRALAGISFEQGRRSGRLRLRLRDGADPLLHATGGRLGEPHDPYQLVVEPDRYGVAEYVVDEVRRALMLDQVPPGPVAAYLLPGPSVPVSAAAGDGTASFDGEQVRLEWNWKTEDAKSSAGPRTLAVGDIAAVEWHPAAGLENGYLRFTVRNAPTKAPPKYDPNAVELWGFRKDPLMALVAAAVQARLPHPAAPGPAAAPEAATLGASAPQASLPGTSAREPEPAASAREDDHDALLRRLRELGELHHAGVLTDEEFTLAKQAILKRM; this is encoded by the coding sequence ATGGCGGAAATCATCCAGAAGGACGGCACGTGGGTCTTCGACGGCGACGCCCTGCGGCTGACTCCCGGACGGGACAAGAGCGTCGGCCTGCTGCGCAAGGCTCTGGGTGAACTGGTCGTGCCGCTGCGGGCGTTGGCGGGCATCTCGTTCGAGCAGGGTCGCAGGTCGGGGCGGCTGAGGCTCAGGCTGCGCGACGGCGCCGACCCGTTGCTGCACGCGACCGGCGGCCGGCTCGGCGAACCCCACGACCCCTACCAGCTCGTCGTCGAGCCCGACCGCTACGGCGTCGCCGAGTACGTCGTGGACGAGGTGCGGCGCGCCCTGATGCTGGATCAGGTACCCCCCGGCCCGGTCGCCGCGTACCTGCTGCCCGGCCCGTCCGTCCCGGTGTCGGCCGCCGCCGGGGACGGCACGGCGAGCTTCGACGGCGAACAGGTCCGCCTGGAGTGGAACTGGAAGACGGAGGACGCCAAGTCCTCCGCCGGCCCCCGCACGCTGGCCGTCGGCGACATCGCGGCCGTGGAGTGGCATCCGGCGGCGGGCCTGGAGAACGGCTATCTGCGTTTCACCGTGCGCAACGCCCCGACCAAGGCCCCGCCGAAGTACGACCCCAACGCGGTCGAGCTGTGGGGGTTCCGGAAGGACCCGCTGATGGCCCTGGTCGCCGCCGCCGTCCAGGCCCGCCTCCCGCACCCGGCGGCCCCCGGCCCGGCCGCCGCCCCGGAGGCCGCCACCCTGGGCGCCTCCGCCCCGCAGGCGTCCCTCCCGGGCACCTCCGCGCGGGAGCCGGAGCCCGCCGCGTCCGCGCGCGAGGACGACCACGACGCACTGCTCCGGCGGCTGCGCGAGCTCGGCGAGCTGCACCACGCCGGCGTACTGACCGACGAGGAGTTCACCCTGGCCAAGCAGGCGATCCTGAAACGGATGTAG
- a CDS encoding GPR1/FUN34/YaaH family transporter has protein sequence MDNVVSAGSTTTIVGRLALGVTLLAVGLGYTGLIDGVTAADAVTLAHYVGGVALFVAGLLAFREGDAGTGTAFAALGALWFTWAVSPDVSANAAGLFLLLFALVVLSLTLAGGDTLGQAMYGLFFVALLLLAIGQFADSGALGKAGGWFAVASGAVAWYTATAALAHWPTALPRRAAGRGVTAAG, from the coding sequence GTGGACAACGTCGTCTCTGCGGGAAGCACCACCACGATCGTCGGCCGACTCGCACTCGGTGTGACCCTGCTGGCCGTCGGCCTCGGGTACACCGGGCTCATCGACGGAGTGACGGCGGCGGACGCCGTGACACTGGCTCACTACGTAGGCGGCGTAGCGCTGTTCGTCGCCGGACTGCTCGCGTTCCGGGAGGGCGACGCCGGGACGGGGACCGCGTTCGCCGCGCTCGGCGCGCTCTGGTTCACGTGGGCGGTCTCGCCCGACGTCTCCGCCAACGCCGCGGGGCTGTTCCTGCTGCTGTTCGCCCTGGTCGTCCTCTCCCTCACGCTCGCCGGGGGCGACACGCTCGGGCAGGCCATGTACGGGCTGTTCTTCGTCGCCCTGCTGCTGCTCGCCATCGGGCAGTTCGCCGACAGCGGGGCCCTGGGCAAGGCGGGTGGCTGGTTCGCCGTCGCCTCCGGGGCGGTGGCCTGGTACACGGCGACCGCGGCGCTGGCGCACTGGCCGACGGCACTTCCGCGACGCGCCGCGGGCCGGGGGGTGACGGCCGCCGGTTAG
- a CDS encoding GNAT family N-acetyltransferase gives MSIGTFTIRPLEPLQDAELLHGWVTHPKAAFWMMQDARLQDVEREYMRIAADEHHHAYLGLHGGEPAFLMEKYDPRYVELVGLYDPEPGDVGMHFLVAPTDRPIHGFTKAVITAVMDELFADPQTRRVVVEPDVGNKAVHALNEAVGFVPVREIDKPEKRALLSFCTRAQFLAARGATA, from the coding sequence ATGAGCATCGGTACGTTCACGATCCGCCCCCTCGAGCCCCTGCAGGACGCCGAGCTGCTGCACGGCTGGGTGACCCACCCCAAGGCGGCCTTCTGGATGATGCAGGACGCCAGGCTCCAGGACGTCGAGCGCGAGTACATGCGGATCGCGGCCGACGAGCACCACCACGCCTACCTCGGCCTGCACGGCGGCGAACCGGCCTTCCTCATGGAGAAGTACGACCCCCGGTACGTGGAACTGGTGGGCCTGTACGACCCCGAGCCCGGTGACGTCGGCATGCACTTCCTGGTCGCGCCGACCGACCGGCCGATCCACGGCTTCACCAAAGCCGTGATCACCGCCGTGATGGACGAGCTGTTCGCCGACCCGCAGACCCGGCGGGTCGTGGTGGAGCCCGACGTGGGCAACAAGGCGGTGCACGCGCTCAACGAGGCCGTCGGCTTCGTCCCCGTACGTGAGATCGACAAGCCGGAGAAGCGCGCGCTGCTGAGCTTCTGCACGCGCGCACAGTTCCTGGCCGCCCGAGGAGCAACCGCATGA
- a CDS encoding lysine N(6)-hydroxylase/L-ornithine N(5)-oxygenase family protein — protein MPSSTWENPLTALPDTTNTTYDFVGIGLGPFNLGLACLTEPIAELDGVFLESKPDFEWHAGMFLDGAHLQTPFMSDLVTLADPTSPYSFLNYLKEKGRLYSFYIRENFYPLRVEYDDYCRWAASNLSSVRFGTTVTEVTYEDELYVVRTEAGDVFRGRHLVLGTGTPPYVPDACRGLGGDFLHNSRYVHHKAELQRKESITLVGSGQSAAEIYYDLLGEIDVHGYQLNWVTRSPRFFPLEYTKLTLEMTSPEYVDYYRELPEATRYRLTAEQKGLFKGIDGDLINEIFDLLYQKNLGGPVPTRLLTNSALTSARYENGTYTLGFRQEEQEKDFELSSQGLVLATGYKYVEPEFLKPVRDRLRYDSQGNFDVARNYSVDVTGRGVFLQNAGVHTHSITSPDLGMGAYRNSYIIRELLGGEYYPVEKSIAFQEFAV, from the coding sequence ATGCCGAGCAGTACCTGGGAGAATCCCTTGACCGCGCTTCCTGACACCACGAACACGACCTACGACTTCGTGGGGATCGGGCTCGGCCCCTTCAACCTCGGCCTGGCCTGCCTGACCGAGCCCATCGCCGAACTCGACGGCGTCTTCCTGGAGTCCAAGCCGGACTTCGAGTGGCACGCGGGCATGTTCCTGGACGGCGCCCACCTCCAGACGCCGTTCATGTCGGACCTGGTCACGCTCGCCGACCCGACCTCGCCGTACTCCTTCCTCAACTATCTGAAGGAGAAGGGCCGGCTGTACTCGTTCTACATCCGCGAGAACTTCTACCCGCTGCGGGTCGAGTACGACGACTACTGCCGCTGGGCCGCGAGCAACCTGAGCAGCGTCCGCTTCGGCACGACCGTCACCGAGGTGACGTACGAGGACGAGCTGTACGTCGTGCGCACCGAGGCCGGAGACGTCTTCCGCGGCCGGCACCTGGTCCTCGGCACCGGCACCCCGCCCTACGTGCCGGACGCCTGCCGCGGCCTCGGCGGCGACTTCCTGCACAACTCGCGCTACGTCCACCACAAGGCGGAGCTGCAGCGCAAGGAGTCGATCACGCTGGTCGGCAGCGGCCAGTCGGCCGCCGAGATCTACTACGACCTGCTCGGCGAGATCGACGTGCACGGCTACCAGCTGAACTGGGTGACGCGCTCGCCGCGGTTCTTCCCGCTGGAGTACACCAAGCTCACGCTGGAGATGACCTCCCCGGAGTACGTCGACTACTACCGGGAGCTGCCGGAGGCCACCCGCTACCGCCTCACCGCGGAGCAGAAAGGCCTGTTCAAGGGCATCGACGGGGACCTCATCAACGAGATATTCGACCTGCTCTACCAGAAGAACCTCGGCGGGCCGGTCCCCACCCGGCTGCTCACCAACTCGGCGCTCACCAGCGCGCGGTACGAGAACGGCACGTACACGCTGGGCTTCCGCCAGGAGGAGCAGGAGAAGGACTTCGAGCTCAGCTCCCAGGGGCTGGTGCTCGCCACCGGCTACAAGTACGTCGAGCCCGAGTTCCTGAAGCCGGTCCGCGACCGCCTGCGCTACGACTCCCAGGGCAACTTCGACGTCGCCCGCAACTACTCCGTCGACGTCACCGGCAGAGGCGTCTTCCTCCAGAACGCCGGCGTCCACACCCACAGCATCACCTCGCCCGACCTGGGCATGGGCGCGTACCGGAACTCGTACATCATCCGTGAGCTGCTCGGCGGCGAGTACTACCCGGTCGAGAAGTCCATCGCCTTCCAGGAGTTCGCCGTATGA
- a CDS encoding IucA/IucC family protein, protein MSLSDAVAHLSPHRWARANRLLIRKALAEFAHERLVTPEKDGDQYVVRSDDGLTRYTFTAVTRALDHWQIDADSITRHRDGGELPLAALDFFIELRQALDLSDEILPVYLEEISSTLSGTCYKLTKPQVPVAELLTSGFQAIETGMTEGHPCFVANNGRLGFGIHEYLSYAPETASPVRLVWLAAHRSRAAFTAGVGIEYESFLRDELGAETVERFRERLTDLGLDPADYLFIPVHPWQWWNKLAVTFAAEVARQHLVCLGEGDDEYLAQQSIRTFFNTSHPEKHYVKTALSVINMGFMRGLSAAYMEATPAINDWLAQLIENDPVLKATGLTIIRERAAVGYRHLEYERATDRYSPYRKMLAALWRESPVASLREGESLATMASLLHVDHEGRGFAAALIERSGLAPKEWLRRYLRAYYTPLLHSFYAYDLVFMPHGENVVLVLKDGAVERAVFKDIAEEIAVMDPDAVLPPTVERVRVDVPEDTKLLSIFTDVFDCFFRFLAAHLATEGVLEEDDFWRTVADVTREYQESMPELADKFRQYDMFAPEFALSCLNRLQLRNNQQMVDLADPAGALQLIGTLKNPIAGF, encoded by the coding sequence ATGAGCCTGTCCGACGCCGTGGCGCATCTCTCCCCCCACCGATGGGCGCGGGCCAACCGCCTCCTGATCCGCAAGGCACTGGCCGAGTTCGCCCACGAACGGCTGGTCACGCCCGAGAAGGACGGCGATCAGTACGTCGTCCGCAGCGACGACGGCCTGACCCGGTACACCTTCACGGCCGTGACCCGGGCCCTCGACCACTGGCAGATCGACGCCGACTCCATCACCCGGCACCGCGACGGCGGCGAACTGCCGCTGGCGGCGCTGGACTTCTTCATCGAGCTCAGGCAGGCGCTCGACCTGAGCGACGAGATCCTCCCGGTGTACCTGGAGGAGATCTCCTCCACGCTCTCCGGCACCTGCTACAAGCTGACCAAGCCGCAGGTCCCGGTCGCCGAGCTGCTGACGAGCGGTTTCCAGGCCATCGAGACCGGTATGACCGAGGGTCACCCCTGCTTCGTCGCCAACAACGGCCGGCTCGGCTTCGGGATCCACGAGTACCTGTCGTACGCGCCGGAGACCGCGAGCCCGGTCCGGCTGGTGTGGCTGGCCGCGCACCGCTCGCGCGCCGCCTTCACGGCGGGGGTCGGCATCGAGTACGAGTCGTTCCTGAGGGACGAGCTCGGCGCGGAGACGGTCGAGCGGTTCCGCGAGCGGCTCACGGACCTGGGCCTCGACCCCGCCGACTACCTCTTCATCCCGGTCCACCCCTGGCAGTGGTGGAACAAGCTCGCGGTCACCTTCGCCGCCGAGGTCGCCCGGCAGCACCTCGTCTGCCTCGGCGAGGGCGACGACGAGTACCTGGCGCAGCAGTCCATCCGCACCTTCTTCAACACCAGCCACCCCGAGAAGCACTACGTGAAGACGGCCCTGTCCGTCATCAACATGGGCTTCATGCGCGGGCTGTCGGCCGCCTACATGGAGGCCACCCCGGCGATCAACGACTGGCTCGCCCAGCTGATCGAGAACGACCCGGTGCTGAAGGCGACGGGCCTGACGATCATCCGTGAGCGCGCGGCGGTCGGTTACCGGCACCTGGAGTACGAGCGGGCGACGGACCGCTACTCGCCGTACCGCAAGATGCTGGCCGCGCTGTGGCGGGAGAGCCCGGTGGCCTCGCTCCGGGAGGGCGAGTCGCTCGCCACGATGGCGTCGCTGCTGCACGTCGACCACGAGGGCCGGGGTTTCGCGGCGGCGCTGATCGAGCGGTCGGGTCTGGCGCCGAAGGAGTGGCTGCGCCGCTACCTGCGGGCCTACTACACCCCGCTGCTGCACAGCTTCTACGCCTACGACCTGGTGTTCATGCCGCACGGCGAGAACGTCGTCCTGGTCCTGAAGGACGGCGCCGTCGAACGCGCGGTCTTCAAGGACATCGCCGAGGAGATCGCGGTCATGGACCCGGACGCGGTGCTGCCGCCGACGGTGGAGCGGGTGCGCGTCGACGTTCCCGAGGACACCAAGCTCCTGTCCATCTTCACCGACGTCTTCGACTGCTTCTTCCGCTTCCTCGCCGCGCACCTCGCCACCGAGGGGGTCCTGGAGGAGGACGACTTCTGGCGGACCGTCGCGGACGTCACCCGTGAGTACCAGGAGTCGATGCCCGAACTCGCCGACAAGTTCCGGCAGTACGACATGTTCGCGCCCGAGTTCGCGCTGTCCTGCCTGAACCGGCTCCAGCTGCGCAACAACCAGCAGATGGTGGATCTGGCCGACCCGGCGGGCGCGCTCCAGCTGATCGGCACCCTGAAGAACCCGATCGCCGGGTTCTGA
- the glmS gene encoding glutamine--fructose-6-phosphate transaminase (isomerizing) has protein sequence MCGIVGYIGKRDVAPLLLEGLQRLEYRGYDSAGIVVTSPKAAGLKTVKAKGRVRDLEAKVPARFKGTTGIAHTRWATHGAPSDVNAHPHLDAEGKVAVVHNGIIDNASDLRRKLEADGVEFLSETDTEVLVHLIARSQAEKLEDKVRETLRQIEGTYGIAVLHADFPDRIVVARNGSPVVLGVGEKEMFVASDIAALVTHTRQIVTLDDGEMATLKADDFRTYTTEGTRTTSEPTTVEWEAASYDMGVHDTYMHKEIHEQAEAVDRVLRGRIDDRFSTVHLGGLNLDAREARRIRRVKILGCGTSYHAGQIGAQMIEELARIPADAEPASEFRYRNAVVDPDTLYIAVSQSGETYDVLAAVQELKRKGARVLGIVNVVGSAIAREADGGIYVHAGPEVCVVSTKCFTNTCVAFALLALHLGRTRDLSVRDGKRIIEGLRKLPTQIAEIMKQEEEIEELAKAYADARSMLFIGRVRGYPVAREASLKLKEVSYIHAEAYPASELKHGPLALIEPALPTVAIVPDDDLLEKNRAAMEEIKARSGKILAVAHQEQEKADQTIVVPKNEDELDPILMGIPLQLLAYHTALALGRDIDKPRNLAKSVTVE, from the coding sequence ATGTGCGGAATCGTCGGATACATCGGCAAGCGCGACGTCGCCCCGCTGCTCCTGGAAGGCCTGCAGCGCCTGGAGTACCGCGGCTACGACTCGGCCGGCATCGTGGTCACCTCCCCCAAGGCCGCCGGCCTGAAGACGGTCAAGGCCAAGGGCCGGGTGCGTGACCTCGAGGCCAAGGTCCCGGCGCGCTTCAAGGGCACCACCGGCATCGCCCACACCCGCTGGGCCACCCATGGCGCCCCGTCCGACGTCAATGCCCACCCGCACCTCGACGCCGAGGGCAAGGTCGCCGTAGTCCACAACGGCATCATCGACAACGCCTCCGACCTGCGCCGCAAACTGGAGGCGGACGGCGTCGAGTTCCTCTCCGAGACCGACACCGAGGTCCTCGTCCACCTGATCGCGCGCTCGCAGGCCGAGAAGCTGGAGGACAAGGTCCGCGAGACGCTGCGCCAGATCGAGGGCACCTACGGCATCGCGGTGCTGCACGCCGACTTCCCCGACCGGATCGTCGTCGCCCGCAACGGCTCCCCGGTCGTCCTCGGCGTAGGCGAGAAGGAGATGTTCGTCGCCTCGGACATCGCCGCGCTGGTCACCCACACCCGGCAGATCGTCACCCTCGACGACGGCGAGATGGCCACCCTCAAGGCCGACGACTTCCGCACCTACACCACCGAGGGCACCCGCACCACGTCCGAGCCGACCACCGTCGAGTGGGAGGCCGCCTCCTACGACATGGGCGTCCACGACACCTACATGCACAAGGAGATCCACGAGCAGGCCGAGGCCGTGGACCGCGTCCTGCGCGGCCGGATCGACGACCGCTTCTCCACCGTGCACCTGGGCGGCCTGAACCTCGACGCCCGCGAGGCGCGCCGGATCCGCCGCGTGAAGATCCTCGGCTGCGGCACCTCGTACCACGCGGGCCAGATCGGCGCCCAGATGATCGAGGAACTGGCCCGCATCCCCGCCGACGCCGAGCCCGCCTCCGAGTTCCGCTACCGCAACGCGGTCGTCGACCCCGACACCCTGTACATCGCGGTCTCCCAGTCCGGTGAGACCTACGACGTCCTCGCGGCCGTGCAGGAGCTGAAGCGCAAGGGCGCCCGGGTGCTGGGCATCGTGAACGTCGTCGGCTCGGCGATCGCCCGCGAGGCCGACGGCGGCATCTACGTGCACGCCGGCCCCGAGGTCTGCGTGGTCTCCACGAAGTGCTTCACCAACACCTGCGTGGCCTTCGCGCTGCTCGCCCTGCACCTCGGCCGCACCCGCGACCTCTCGGTCCGCGACGGCAAGCGGATCATCGAGGGCCTGCGCAAGCTGCCCACGCAGATCGCGGAGATCATGAAGCAGGAGGAGGAGATCGAGGAGCTGGCCAAGGCGTACGCCGACGCGCGCTCGATGCTCTTCATCGGACGCGTCCGCGGCTACCCGGTCGCCCGCGAGGCCTCCCTCAAGCTCAAGGAGGTCTCCTACATCCACGCCGAGGCCTACCCCGCCTCCGAGCTGAAGCACGGCCCCCTGGCCCTGATCGAGCCCGCCCTGCCGACCGTCGCCATCGTCCCCGACGACGACCTGCTGGAGAAGAACCGCGCCGCGATGGAGGAGATCAAGGCCCGCAGCGGCAAGATCCTCGCGGTGGCGCACCAGGAGCAGGAGAAGGCGGACCAGACGATCGTGGTGCCGAAGAACGAGGACGAGCTGGACCCGATCCTGATGGGCATCCCGCTCCAACTCCTCGCCTACCACACGGCGCTGGCCCTCGGCCGGGACATCGACAAGCCCCGCAACCTCGCCAAGTCGGTGACGGTGGAGTAG
- a CDS encoding universal stress protein, with protein MAGHEFFEPADRKRPVADPTAADPRAAEEPRHACDPAFKHGVVVGFDGSTSSERALAYAIGMAQRSGSGLIIVHVANRLPTTVWAGCEPPVFVDVPDHRTEVLGLELACADYLTEVPWILVERGGDICHELEEVGREYEADAIVVGSTHGIVGRIFGSVAGRLAKRAKRPVVVIP; from the coding sequence ATGGCCGGTCACGAATTCTTCGAACCAGCGGACCGCAAGCGGCCGGTCGCCGACCCGACGGCGGCCGATCCCCGGGCGGCGGAAGAGCCACGCCACGCGTGCGACCCCGCCTTCAAGCACGGCGTCGTCGTCGGCTTCGACGGCTCGACCTCCAGTGAGCGTGCCCTGGCGTACGCGATCGGGATGGCCCAGCGTTCCGGCTCGGGCCTGATCATCGTCCATGTGGCCAACCGGCTGCCCACCACCGTGTGGGCCGGGTGCGAGCCGCCCGTTTTCGTCGACGTGCCGGACCACCGCACCGAGGTCCTCGGTCTGGAGCTGGCCTGCGCGGACTACCTGACCGAGGTGCCCTGGATCCTGGTCGAGCGCGGCGGCGACATCTGCCACGAACTCGAAGAGGTCGGGCGGGAGTACGAGGCGGACGCCATCGTCGTCGGCTCCACGCACGGCATCGTGGGGCGCATTTTCGGCTCGGTCGCGGGGCGCCTCGCCAAGCGCGCCAAGCGCCCGGTCGTTGTGATTCCGTAA
- a CDS encoding beta-N-acetylhexosaminidase encodes MRQHRTPHHRTLRLLASLLLVTSVGASLTAAAPAARTDTATPTTLDDVIPAPASVRAGGSPYRITERTRIRVDDLAAARHVGGYLADVLRPSTGYRLPVSTQGDGGIRLRLAKGPYGAEGYRLDSHRGGVTITAARPAGLFHGVQTLRQLLPASVERDSVQPGPWLVAGGTIEDIPRYGWRGAMLDVSRHFFTVGEVKRYIDQLALYKFNKLHLHLSDDQGWRIAVDSWPRLATYGGSTEVGGGPGGHYTKADYREIVRYAASRHLEVVPEIDMPGHTNAALASYAELNCDGVAPPLYTGTAVGFSSLCVPKEITYDFVDDVVREIAALTPGRYLHIGGDEAHSTSHADYVTFMERVQPVVAKYGKTVVGWHQLTGAAPAEGALAQYWGLDGTSAAEKEQVAAAARNGTGLILSPADRIYLDMKYDASTPLGLSWAGYVDVRRSYDWDPGAYLPGAPASAVRGVEAPLWSETLENSAHIEYMAFPRLPGVAELGWSPASTHEWADYSERLAAQGPRWDALGIGYYRSPQVPWPAE; translated from the coding sequence GTGAGACAGCACCGCACACCGCACCACAGAACGCTTCGCCTTCTGGCTTCCCTGCTGCTCGTGACGTCGGTGGGCGCCTCCCTCACCGCGGCGGCGCCGGCAGCCCGGACCGACACCGCGACCCCGACCACGCTCGACGACGTGATACCGGCCCCCGCCTCCGTGCGGGCCGGCGGATCGCCGTACCGGATCACCGAGCGGACCCGCATCCGGGTCGACGACCTGGCCGCGGCCCGCCACGTCGGCGGCTATCTCGCGGACGTGCTGCGCCCGTCGACCGGCTACCGCCTGCCCGTCTCCACCCAGGGCGACGGAGGAATCCGGCTGCGGCTCGCCAAGGGCCCGTACGGCGCGGAGGGCTACCGCCTCGACAGCCACCGCGGCGGCGTCACCATCACCGCCGCCCGCCCCGCCGGCCTCTTCCACGGCGTGCAGACCCTGCGCCAGCTCCTCCCGGCGTCCGTCGAGCGGGACTCCGTACAGCCCGGCCCCTGGCTGGTCGCGGGCGGCACCATCGAGGACATCCCGCGCTACGGATGGCGGGGCGCCATGCTCGACGTCTCCCGGCACTTCTTCACCGTCGGCGAGGTCAAGCGCTACATCGACCAGTTGGCGCTCTACAAGTTCAACAAGCTGCATCTGCACCTCAGCGACGACCAGGGCTGGCGCATCGCCGTCGACTCCTGGCCGCGCCTGGCGACGTACGGCGGCTCGACCGAGGTCGGCGGCGGCCCCGGCGGCCACTACACCAAGGCCGACTACCGGGAGATCGTCCGCTACGCGGCCTCCCGGCACCTGGAGGTCGTCCCCGAGATCGACATGCCCGGACACACCAACGCGGCCCTCGCCTCGTACGCCGAACTGAACTGCGACGGCGTCGCGCCCCCGCTCTACACCGGCACCGCGGTCGGCTTCAGCTCGCTGTGCGTGCCCAAGGAGATCACGTACGACTTCGTCGACGACGTGGTGCGGGAGATCGCGGCGCTCACCCCCGGGCGGTACCTGCACATCGGCGGTGACGAGGCGCACTCCACCAGCCACGCCGACTACGTGACGTTCATGGAGCGGGTGCAGCCGGTCGTCGCGAAGTACGGCAAGACGGTCGTCGGCTGGCACCAGCTGACCGGGGCGGCCCCGGCCGAGGGCGCGCTCGCGCAGTACTGGGGGCTGGACGGCACCAGTGCGGCGGAGAAGGAACAGGTGGCGGCGGCCGCGCGCAACGGCACCGGGCTGATCCTCTCACCGGCCGACCGGATCTATCTCGATATGAAGTACGACGCGAGCACCCCGCTGGGACTGTCCTGGGCCGGATACGTCGACGTCCGGCGGTCCTACGACTGGGACCCGGGCGCCTATCTGCCGGGCGCGCCGGCGTCGGCGGTCCGGGGTGTGGAGGCGCCGCTGTGGAGCGAGACCCTCGAGAACTCGGCCCACATCGAGTACATGGCGTTCCCTCGGCTGCCGGGGGTCGCGGAGTTGGGGTGGTCGCCGGCGTCCACGCACGAATGGGCGGACTATAGCGAGCGGCTTGCTGCGCAGGGGCCGCGGTGGGATGCGCTGGGGATCGGGTATTACCGGTCGCCGCAGGTGCCCTGGCCCGCGGAGTAG
- the desA gene encoding lysine decarboxylase DesA, with product MRSHLLNDTTAEHYRRSVTDGVERVAAKLATTDRPFTGVTVDALAPRIERIDLDQPLHDTAAVLDELEDVYLRDAIYFHHPRYLAHLNCPVVIPAVLGEAILSAVNSSLDTWDQSAGGTLIERKLIDWTARRIGLGPAADGVFTSGGTQSNLQALLLAREEAKSEDLATLRIFASEVSHFSVKKSAKLLGLGQDAVVSVPVDHDKRMQTVALARELERCAQDGLIPMAVVATAGSTDFGSIDPLPEIAELCGRHDTWMHVDAAYGCGLLASPRRRALLNGIERADSVTVDYHKSFFQPVSSSAVLVRDASTLRHATYHAEYLNPRRMVQERIPNQVDKSLQTTRRFDALKLWMTLRVMGADGIGQLFDEVCDLAQEGWELLAADPRYDVVVEPALSTLVFRYIPAAVTDPAEIDGANLHARKALFASGEAVVAGTKVGGRHYLKFTLLNPETKASDIAAVLDLIAGHAEQYLGESLDRAS from the coding sequence ATGCGCTCGCACCTGCTCAATGACACGACAGCGGAGCACTACCGCCGCTCCGTGACCGATGGAGTAGAGCGGGTGGCGGCGAAACTCGCCACCACCGACCGTCCGTTCACGGGCGTCACCGTCGATGCCCTGGCCCCCCGTATCGAGCGGATCGACCTCGACCAGCCGTTGCACGACACCGCCGCCGTCCTGGACGAGCTGGAGGACGTCTACCTCCGGGACGCGATCTACTTCCACCACCCCCGCTACCTCGCCCACCTCAACTGCCCGGTCGTCATCCCCGCCGTGCTCGGCGAGGCGATCCTCTCCGCCGTCAACTCCTCCCTCGACACCTGGGACCAGTCGGCCGGCGGCACCCTGATCGAACGCAAGCTCATCGACTGGACCGCCCGGCGCATCGGCCTCGGCCCCGCGGCCGACGGCGTGTTCACCTCCGGCGGCACCCAGTCCAACCTCCAGGCGCTGCTGCTCGCCCGCGAGGAGGCCAAGAGCGAGGACCTCGCCACACTGCGCATCTTCGCCTCCGAGGTCAGCCACTTCAGTGTGAAGAAGTCGGCGAAACTGCTCGGCCTCGGACAGGACGCCGTCGTGTCCGTCCCCGTCGACCACGACAAGCGCATGCAGACGGTCGCGCTCGCCCGCGAGCTGGAGCGCTGCGCGCAGGACGGCCTGATTCCCATGGCCGTGGTCGCCACGGCCGGCAGCACCGACTTCGGCTCCATCGACCCGCTGCCCGAGATCGCCGAGCTGTGCGGCCGGCACGACACCTGGATGCACGTCGACGCCGCCTACGGCTGCGGACTGCTCGCCTCGCCGAGGCGCCGGGCCCTGCTGAACGGCATCGAGCGTGCCGACTCGGTCACCGTCGACTACCACAAGTCCTTCTTCCAGCCGGTCAGTTCGTCGGCCGTGCTGGTGCGCGACGCCTCCACCCTGCGCCACGCCACCTACCACGCGGAGTACCTCAACCCCCGCCGTATGGTGCAGGAACGTATTCCCAACCAGGTGGACAAGTCCCTCCAGACCACCCGCCGCTTCGACGCCCTGAAGCTCTGGATGACCCTGCGCGTCATGGGCGCCGACGGCATCGGACAGCTCTTCGACGAGGTGTGCGACCTGGCCCAGGAGGGCTGGGAACTGCTCGCCGCCGACCCGCGCTACGACGTCGTGGTCGAGCCCGCCCTGTCCACCCTGGTCTTCCGCTACATCCCGGCGGCCGTCACCGACCCGGCGGAGATCGACGGCGCCAACCTCCATGCCCGCAAGGCCCTGTTCGCCTCCGGCGAGGCCGTCGTCGCGGGCACCAAGGTGGGCGGCCGCCACTACCTGAAGTTCACCCTGCTCAACCCCGAGACCAAGGCGTCCGACATCGCCGCCGTCCTCGACCTGATCGCCGGCCATGCCGAGCAGTACCTGGGAGAATCCCTTGACCGCGCTTCCTGA